The following coding sequences are from one Triplophysa dalaica isolate WHDGS20190420 chromosome 12, ASM1584641v1, whole genome shotgun sequence window:
- the rpz2 gene encoding rapunzel 2 produces MTERTVKWWLLLQVTIRKKPTTDTLQNRSGPKEQLSDLPMAKNQEIGMTAAKVLGYVEKVSSFASSIDPLFGFVTSVVGVVRRGLVEKEDHELAKDFKQIHQKLETISEKNKQTLRKICIDEINETFGKYEEFIKHQYGAFNTMVEKVKQDPDNTKRHMDDFVEIYESDKSGMSLDVFYRGVMGTESLFGGQMLKVYLDECKRNRSVMEARCSHMSHLFHIGLIALMAYTSVKEVDEEELRDKWGKRVIDIQTKMQEVLDQCEQEN; encoded by the exons ATGACAGAGCGGACAGTGAAATGGTGGCTACTGCTTCAAGTTACCATTAGGAAGAAACCAACTACAGACACATTACAG AATCGCAGCGGACCGAAAGAGCAACTTTCAGACCTACCGATGGCAAAAAATCAGGAGATAGGAATGACCGCGGCCAAAGTGTTGGGCTATGTGGAGAAGGTCTCCTCCTTCGCCTCCTCTATAGATCCTCTCTTTGGGTTTGTGACTTCTGTAGTTGGAGTGGTTAGGAGAGGCCTGGTGGAGAAGGAGGACCATGAGCTGGCCAAGGACTTTAAGCAGATCCACCAAAAGTTGGAAACAATCTCGGAGAAGAACAAGCAAACCCTTCGAAAGATCTGCATCGATGAAATCAACGAAACTTTCGGTAAATATGAGGAGTTCATCAAGCATCAGTACGGAGCCTTTAATACCATGGTGGAGAAGGTAAAGCAGGACCCAGACAACACCAAGCGTCACATGGATGACTTTGTGGAGATCTACGAGAGCGACAAAAGCGGCATGAGCTTAGACGTGTTTTATCGTGGAGTGATGGGCACCGAGTCTCTGTTTGGGGGGCAGATGCTGAAGGTCTACCTGGATGAATGCAAGAGGAACAGAAGCGTGATGGAGGCCAGATGCTCACATATGTCTCACCTGTTCCACATCGGTCTTATAGCACTGATGGCCTACACCTCGGTCAAAGAAGTTGACGAGGAAGAACTGAGAGACAAATGGGGCAAAAGGGTCATTGATATTCAAACCAAGATGCAGGAAGTTCTGGACCAATGTGAACAGGAGAACTGA
- the rpz gene encoding protein rapunzel has product MRGQNPIFGVAGSLIRVVLHHVDDEDLQILKHEFRSVNRALDDISQQNRQTLQQIRKETIDKQYGQIEENLRNQFRKFMEIVEAKPEHLQRKKDDFVERYMNDNEDQNMHTLWDGVMGKRKHISRPILEVYMKHSEGDRSVMENLCTRLAYLFCIGFIAMMGYYAFIEDDVEARSGKIR; this is encoded by the coding sequence ATGCGTGGCCAGAATCCCATCTTTGGCGTGGCCGGGTCTCTCATCCGTGTGGTGCTGCACCATGTGGACGATGAAGATCTCCAGATACTCAAACATGAGTTCCGAAGCGTGAATCGAGCCCTGGATGATATTTCACAACAGAACCGTCAAACCTTGCAGCAGATCAGGAAGGAGACGATTGACAAACAGTACGGCCAGATCGAAGAAAACCTTCGCAACCAGTTCCGCAAATTCATGGAGATCGTGGAAGCCAAGCCCGAGCACCTGCAGCGCAAGAAGGACGATTTCGTAGAGAGATACATGAATGACAACGAAGACCAAAACATGCACACGCTTTGGGATGGCGTGATGGGGAAACGCAAACACATCAGCCGGCCCATTCTAGAAGTGTATATGAAGCATTCTGAGGGTGACCGGAGTGTCATGGAGAACCTCTGCACCCGACTCGCCTACCTGTTCTGCATTGGTTTCATCGCGATGATGGGCTACTATGCCTTCATAGAAGATGATGTGGAGGCTCGGAGTGGGAAGATAAGATGA